A single window of Paenibacillus sp. SYP-B4298 DNA harbors:
- a CDS encoding amidohydrolase family protein yields MSTRRVIKNGYILTLDHSIGNLERADILIEGSTIVTIQAGLDVSDCEVIDATDMIVMPGFVDTHRHVWESLLRTIGTDWSLPNYLQSLYYGGIGSRLRPVDCHAANLLGALEALNAGVTTVLDWSMIYSPEHADALISGLQASGIRGVFAYGVSGETEYWDRESRKRVPQDVHRIKRDYFSSEDQLLTLGLAIRGPEFSSWEATVEDIRLARELNAVCSMHVGFGNWGPHDRSIEKLHHAGLLGPDLNMVHANTMSSDEYRMLAEAGASLSVTPEIEMMMGHGYPATGRFLEHGGIPALGVDVVTSTAGDMFAQMKFALQAERARVNQQVLDAGDMPDTLHIKAEQALQFATTAGARALQLEHKIGSLSPGKEADLIMIRMTDLNLFPVMDPIGAVVQFAHPGNVDSVFVAGRPVKRHGKLLHVDLDHVRALASESVSYLRSVPAGTAQ; encoded by the coding sequence ATGAGCACACGTCGTGTGATCAAGAATGGCTACATATTGACACTGGACCATTCTATCGGGAATCTGGAGAGGGCAGACATTCTAATTGAGGGCTCGACAATTGTAACGATTCAGGCAGGGCTTGATGTGTCCGATTGTGAAGTAATTGACGCTACGGATATGATTGTGATGCCTGGGTTTGTGGATACGCATCGACATGTATGGGAATCTCTGCTGCGGACGATCGGGACAGACTGGTCGCTCCCGAACTATCTTCAGAGCCTCTATTACGGTGGAATTGGCAGCAGATTGCGTCCGGTAGATTGTCATGCTGCCAATCTGCTGGGGGCATTGGAAGCGCTTAATGCAGGGGTTACCACTGTGCTGGACTGGTCGATGATCTATTCCCCTGAGCATGCGGACGCGCTGATTAGCGGCTTGCAGGCTTCGGGAATTCGGGGGGTGTTCGCCTATGGGGTTTCGGGAGAGACCGAGTATTGGGACCGGGAGAGCCGGAAGCGGGTCCCGCAGGATGTTCATCGAATCAAGCGGGACTATTTCTCCTCGGAGGATCAGCTCCTGACACTCGGTCTAGCGATTAGAGGGCCGGAGTTCAGCAGTTGGGAGGCGACAGTTGAGGACATTCGGCTCGCGCGCGAGCTGAATGCTGTCTGTTCGATGCATGTCGGCTTTGGCAATTGGGGGCCGCATGATCGTTCGATCGAGAAACTCCATCACGCTGGACTGCTCGGCCCGGATCTGAATATGGTGCATGCGAACACCATGAGCAGCGATGAGTACCGAATGTTGGCTGAGGCGGGCGCTTCCTTATCTGTCACCCCGGAGATTGAGATGATGATGGGACACGGCTACCCTGCAACAGGACGCTTCCTGGAGCATGGCGGTATCCCGGCGCTAGGTGTAGACGTTGTAACGTCTACTGCCGGAGACATGTTTGCTCAGATGAAATTTGCACTGCAGGCTGAGCGTGCGCGAGTGAACCAGCAGGTGCTCGATGCAGGCGATATGCCGGACACCTTGCACATTAAGGCAGAGCAAGCGCTGCAATTTGCGACTACAGCAGGAGCTCGGGCATTGCAGCTTGAACATAAGATCGGCTCCTTATCGCCAGGTAAGGAAGCGGATCTGATTATGATACGGATGACCGATTTGAACCTGTTTCCGGTGATGGATCCGATCGGTGCCGTGGTACAGTTTGCTCATCCGGGCAATGTAGATTCTGTCTTCGTGGCCGGGCGTCCAGTCAAGCGGCACGGGAAGCTGCTGCATGTGGACCTGGATCACGTGAGAGCACTCGCAAGCGAGAGTGTATCCTATCTTAGGAGCGTTCCTGCTGGTACAGCACAGTAA
- a CDS encoding stalk domain-containing protein: MNKKWLIGGVVGLLVCAAPIHAATEYVRANFFAGNVVVNNQIVAADNELLSYQGSVYAPVRAIAEAMKGYVSYDSTDKTVYIERPTQKAAKSTLHSKKEEGPVTLHLFSEKSEYVSGEPIHIWSRLSNTSDTAVELHHSSALLLYSITDQDGFTYEPLQPFDLVVSEFQPDEEYASTLDPIEFVAYNTFKQRERDPNLDIQAYLKRAVRPATLPPGEYTLTLKSSFRVGADPEDRFRKVQTSIQLTVTEPR; the protein is encoded by the coding sequence GTGAATAAAAAATGGTTGATCGGCGGGGTTGTTGGACTGCTAGTATGTGCTGCGCCTATACACGCGGCTACTGAGTATGTGCGAGCTAACTTTTTTGCGGGGAACGTAGTGGTGAATAATCAAATCGTTGCAGCGGACAACGAGCTGCTATCTTATCAAGGCAGCGTCTATGCTCCTGTGCGTGCCATCGCGGAAGCGATGAAGGGGTATGTCAGCTACGACAGCACAGATAAGACGGTCTACATTGAACGTCCGACTCAGAAGGCGGCCAAGTCTACCTTGCATTCCAAAAAGGAGGAGGGGCCAGTAACGCTTCATCTGTTCTCGGAGAAATCGGAGTATGTATCCGGGGAGCCGATTCATATCTGGTCCCGCTTGTCGAACACCTCTGACACGGCTGTGGAACTGCATCATAGCTCAGCCTTGCTGTTGTATTCCATTACGGATCAGGATGGATTTACGTATGAGCCCTTGCAACCATTTGATTTGGTAGTCAGCGAATTCCAGCCTGATGAGGAATATGCCAGCACGCTTGATCCGATAGAGTTTGTTGCGTACAATACGTTCAAGCAACGGGAACGTGACCCGAACCTGGATATTCAAGCTTATCTGAAGCGGGCGGTTCGGCCTGCGACTTTGCCTCCTGGGGAATATACGCTTACGCTCAAGTCCAGCTTTCGTGTAGGAGCCGATCCTGAGGATAGGTTCCGTAAGGTGCAGACGTCCATTCAGTTGACTGTTACAGAGCCGCGTTAG
- a CDS encoding helix-turn-helix domain-containing protein: MQDEDRYGVYGYRFAEGAGRLCSLYAVGYDMATAGYLWDGLERTDGPLYLFQYTLTGEGVFEQDGEVYRIAPGQAFMAEIPGQHRYYHPGGEEPWRFLFILLRQEPLQSQWSELVSKLGRLPQLPVDSAPIQTLRGLVREASAGRIADAYRASSQVYHLMMELLRFASGRAERAEWPVKIHRAAALIEERYSNLPGLEELADIVGLSKYHLIRSFAKVTGLTPSEYAERIRMRHAAELLVHTDWSMERIASELGYGSGSYLIRVFRKHTGIPPGAFRSNYEYRSFTRLHWD; this comes from the coding sequence ATGCAGGATGAAGATCGCTATGGTGTATACGGCTATCGGTTTGCCGAGGGGGCAGGGCGGCTCTGCTCGCTCTATGCTGTCGGGTATGATATGGCGACCGCCGGCTATCTATGGGATGGACTGGAACGCACGGATGGCCCGCTCTATCTGTTCCAGTACACGTTAACTGGCGAAGGAGTGTTCGAGCAGGATGGAGAGGTGTATCGTATTGCTCCCGGGCAAGCATTCATGGCGGAGATTCCTGGTCAGCATCGCTATTATCATCCGGGTGGTGAGGAGCCGTGGCGCTTCCTGTTTATCCTGCTGCGCCAGGAGCCGCTGCAGTCGCAGTGGAGCGAGCTCGTCTCCAAGCTGGGGAGATTGCCGCAGTTACCCGTGGACAGCGCTCCGATACAGACGCTGCGCGGCCTGGTACGAGAAGCGTCCGCGGGCCGGATTGCCGATGCGTATCGCGCCTCCTCCCAAGTGTACCATCTCATGATGGAGCTGCTCCGGTTTGCCTCGGGCAGAGCGGAGCGGGCGGAATGGCCGGTCAAGATTCACAGGGCGGCTGCACTGATCGAGGAGAGGTACAGCAATCTTCCGGGGCTGGAGGAGCTGGCTGATATCGTCGGCCTATCCAAATACCATCTCATCCGCTCCTTCGCCAAAGTAACGGGGCTGACCCCCAGCGAATACGCCGAACGTATACGGATGAGACATGCGGCTGAGCTGCTTGTTCATACCGACTGGAGCATGGAGCGAATCGCGAGCGAGCTGGGGTATGGCAGCGGCAGCTATCTGATTCGGGTGTTTCGCAAGCATACAGGCATTCCGCCTGGCGCCTTCCGCAGCAATTACGAATATCGCAGCTTCACTCGCCTTCATTGGGATTGA
- a CDS encoding glycoside hydrolase family 27 protein has product MPHNEWCNTPPLGWNSWDCYGAAVTEAEVRGNADYMAQHLKAYGWEYVVVDIQWYEPDAVSSSYRPFVPLVMDEYSRLQPAPNRFPSAANGQGFKPLADYVHGLGLKFGIHIMRGIPRQAVHANTALLGTEQRAREIAHTNSICPWNTDMYGVDANQPGAQAYYDSLFALYAEWGVDYVKVDDIAASRLYGIHTDEIRMIREAIDKCGRKMVLSLSPGPAPRDETELLAANANMWRMTDDYWDRWELLLDMFDRCKTWEGVPGPGCWPDCDMLPLGHIGIRSVDGGVSSKTHDRWTRFTRDEQLTMMTLWTIFRSPLMFGGELRDNDEWTLSLLTNRHVLEMHRHSFGARQLYRDGEAIVWTAEGPEGVRYVACFNVGETPMAVSVPLEQLALGYGVLALALWEVDGAEQAISELAPVVAPHGAALYRLRGL; this is encoded by the coding sequence ATGCCGCATAATGAATGGTGCAACACGCCACCGCTTGGGTGGAATTCATGGGACTGCTATGGCGCGGCCGTGACAGAGGCTGAGGTAAGAGGAAATGCCGACTACATGGCGCAGCATCTCAAGGCTTATGGCTGGGAATATGTCGTTGTGGATATTCAATGGTATGAACCGGATGCCGTCTCCTCCAGCTATCGCCCGTTCGTGCCGCTTGTGATGGATGAATACAGCAGATTACAGCCTGCTCCGAATCGCTTTCCCTCTGCAGCGAATGGTCAGGGCTTCAAGCCGCTGGCGGATTATGTGCATGGATTAGGGTTGAAGTTCGGCATTCATATTATGAGGGGCATTCCCCGGCAAGCCGTGCATGCCAACACAGCTCTGCTAGGGACGGAGCAGCGGGCAAGGGAGATTGCCCATACGAATTCCATCTGTCCGTGGAATACGGATATGTATGGCGTTGATGCTAATCAGCCTGGCGCGCAGGCGTATTATGATTCCTTATTCGCGCTGTATGCGGAGTGGGGTGTGGATTATGTGAAGGTGGATGACATCGCCGCTTCGAGATTATACGGTATTCATACGGATGAGATTCGGATGATTCGCGAGGCGATTGACAAGTGCGGGCGCAAGATGGTGCTGAGTTTGTCACCAGGCCCAGCGCCGCGGGATGAGACTGAACTGCTGGCTGCTAATGCGAATATGTGGCGGATGACCGATGATTATTGGGATCGCTGGGAGCTGCTCCTTGATATGTTCGATCGTTGCAAGACTTGGGAGGGCGTACCGGGGCCGGGCTGCTGGCCGGATTGCGATATGCTGCCGCTTGGTCATATCGGCATTCGCTCCGTAGATGGCGGCGTCTCCAGCAAGACGCATGATCGCTGGACGCGCTTCACACGAGATGAGCAATTGACGATGATGACACTATGGACGATCTTCCGTTCTCCTCTGATGTTCGGTGGAGAACTGCGGGATAACGATGAATGGACGCTGTCGCTGCTGACCAACCGGCACGTATTGGAGATGCATCGTCACAGCTTTGGCGCTCGGCAGTTGTACCGCGATGGCGAGGCGATCGTGTGGACAGCGGAGGGGCCGGAGGGTGTCCGTTATGTAGCTTGCTTCAATGTCGGCGAGACACCCATGGCTGTGTCGGTACCGCTGGAGCAGTTGGCGCTGGGCTATGGCGTGCTCGCCCTGGCACTGTGGGAGGTAGACGGTGCGGAGCAGGCGATCAGCGAGCTGGCTCCTGTCGTTGCTCCGCATGGCGCAGCGCTATACCGTCTGCGGGGGTTATAG
- a CDS encoding hybrid sensor histidine kinase/response regulator, producing MKSIEDFAKRYGPLILLLVIVVVALSTVLYPAVTRMMYQPDPIIKQGVLDLTQWDAQQDGRVKLVGYWAFYWKQLLESSGTSGLEEASAAPDGYFKVPDVWNNYRIDGERLPGQGFATYRLTVKLGEASRNRELALSIPSISTAYRVIIDGKERAAGGQVARTSDEAKAAYVPQYISFRPTASQFDIYVQVSNHVYARGGIWYDLELGSTEDVAQASGIKFALDMIIMGAAFMIGMHHLVIFLFRPANRSALYFSLCCLIATLRILVVDQNYISLLFSDIPFRVLIMLEYFTFYAGVMLIALFIRELYPTHFAWRHIRIIVVVCLLALLTVIATPLEEYTGYIRLFNYFSLLCCLYYTSGIFRAAIRRRQGATLQVFGMCLFMVAMVHDIFYNASIIHLINSQLVPFGMFIFIFIEAANMARRFSSAYRTIEDMSAQLIAKDRIKDEFLANTSHELKTPIHGVLNLSQAVLDGAGGRLTAGEQDNLQAVVSVSRRLSHLINDILDWSMLKNGEITLRRKPVELRPLLAVTMEMFRYLHMGKPVELIDALPEHLPAVDADEDRLMQVMYNLIGNAIKFTDKGEVRITATERHGFIEISVSDTGIGIPATQLGSIFDSFEQTDRKIAAEYGGVGLGLSITKRLVELHGGRITVQSSEGAGSVFTFSLPAVRSMRLPAQQESDEGALEPRRMLSWSRRVQLAKEGEPDTADLDNIRYADQASEQGSDEYTILVADDDGVNRQVLSSLLALDNCKVVAVSDGNEALAALHSERFDLAIVDLMMPGKSGYEVTEAIRERYSLAELPVLLLTVRNQPQDIVAAFKAGVNDFLNKPVEPGELRARIRTLLDLKSSVSDKVNIEMAFLQAQIKPHYLFNVLTTILSISYTDLAKAQELLGSFSRYLRGSFDFQNKDKLVPLDKELQLVEAYLEIEQARFGSRLKTEVDVTASTSWLIPPLVIQPLVENAVRHGAMGRMLGGIVKLTVRSEQSDIVVTIADDGRGMPQERLDAIRERRSLKGGVGLMNIDSRLRHIYGTGLQIASCEEEGTTITFRIPYRSA from the coding sequence ATGAAATCTATCGAAGACTTCGCCAAGCGATATGGGCCTTTGATTCTGCTGCTCGTTATTGTAGTTGTGGCTCTTAGCACGGTGTTATATCCTGCCGTAACGCGCATGATGTACCAGCCAGACCCTATAATTAAGCAGGGCGTGCTGGATTTGACACAATGGGATGCGCAGCAGGACGGCCGAGTGAAGCTCGTTGGTTATTGGGCCTTCTATTGGAAGCAATTGCTTGAATCTTCGGGCACAAGTGGCCTAGAGGAAGCAAGCGCCGCTCCTGACGGATACTTTAAAGTGCCGGATGTCTGGAACAATTATCGCATTGATGGCGAACGATTGCCCGGTCAAGGATTTGCGACCTATCGGCTTACGGTGAAGCTGGGTGAGGCCTCCAGGAATCGAGAGCTTGCGCTCTCGATTCCATCTATTTCTACAGCCTACAGGGTGATTATCGATGGCAAGGAACGAGCAGCGGGAGGACAAGTAGCACGCACGAGCGATGAGGCCAAGGCTGCCTATGTGCCACAGTATATTTCCTTCCGACCAACAGCTTCGCAATTCGACATTTATGTGCAAGTATCCAATCATGTGTATGCCCGCGGCGGTATTTGGTATGATCTGGAGCTTGGCTCTACCGAGGATGTCGCTCAGGCAAGCGGTATCAAGTTTGCGCTGGATATGATTATTATGGGTGCAGCCTTTATGATCGGGATGCATCATCTTGTCATCTTTCTGTTCCGTCCCGCGAATCGGTCAGCCTTATATTTCAGCCTGTGCTGTTTAATTGCAACGTTGCGTATTCTGGTGGTGGATCAGAATTATATTTCCTTGCTATTCAGTGATATTCCATTTCGTGTGCTCATTATGCTGGAGTATTTCACATTTTATGCTGGAGTTATGCTCATTGCGTTGTTTATCCGAGAGCTGTACCCGACCCATTTTGCTTGGCGTCATATCCGCATTATTGTTGTTGTATGTCTGCTGGCATTGCTCACGGTTATCGCAACACCGTTGGAGGAGTACACCGGGTATATCCGTCTGTTCAACTACTTTTCCCTGCTCTGCTGTCTGTATTACACGTCAGGTATCTTTAGGGCGGCCATTCGCAGGCGGCAGGGAGCTACACTGCAGGTGTTCGGGATGTGTCTGTTCATGGTGGCGATGGTTCATGACATTTTCTATAATGCAAGCATTATTCATCTGATTAATTCCCAGTTGGTGCCCTTTGGGATGTTCATCTTCATATTCATCGAGGCAGCGAATATGGCGAGGCGCTTCTCCAGCGCATACCGCACAATCGAGGACATGTCGGCTCAATTGATCGCTAAGGATCGGATAAAGGATGAATTTCTGGCCAATACGTCACATGAGCTGAAGACCCCGATTCACGGCGTACTCAATTTGTCTCAGGCCGTGCTCGATGGGGCAGGAGGGCGGCTGACTGCAGGCGAGCAGGACAACCTGCAAGCGGTTGTATCCGTATCCCGCAGGCTCTCCCATCTGATCAACGATATTTTGGATTGGTCGATGCTGAAGAACGGAGAGATTACCTTGCGCCGCAAGCCGGTAGAGCTGAGGCCGCTGCTTGCCGTAACGATGGAGATGTTCCGGTATCTGCATATGGGCAAACCGGTCGAATTAATCGATGCGCTGCCGGAGCATCTGCCTGCGGTGGATGCCGACGAGGATCGGTTGATGCAGGTGATGTACAATTTGATTGGCAATGCGATTAAGTTTACGGACAAGGGAGAGGTCAGAATTACAGCTACCGAGCGCCACGGCTTCATTGAGATTAGTGTGAGCGATACGGGCATCGGCATCCCGGCAACCCAACTAGGCAGCATCTTTGATTCATTCGAGCAGACAGATCGGAAGATCGCGGCCGAATACGGGGGCGTAGGGCTGGGGCTCAGTATAACGAAGCGGCTTGTGGAGCTGCATGGCGGGCGTATTACGGTTCAGTCTTCCGAAGGAGCAGGCTCGGTCTTCACCTTCTCGCTGCCTGCCGTGCGATCCATGAGGCTGCCTGCGCAGCAAGAGTCGGATGAAGGCGCTCTCGAGCCGCGCCGCATGCTGAGCTGGTCGAGGCGTGTTCAACTGGCCAAGGAAGGGGAGCCGGACACCGCAGACTTGGATAACATACGGTATGCTGACCAGGCATCGGAGCAGGGTAGCGATGAGTATACGATTCTTGTCGCCGATGACGATGGGGTGAATCGTCAGGTGCTGTCCAGTCTGCTGGCGCTTGACAACTGCAAGGTTGTAGCAGTATCCGATGGCAATGAAGCGCTGGCCGCGCTGCACAGCGAGCGCTTCGATCTGGCTATCGTCGATCTCATGATGCCGGGCAAGTCAGGGTATGAAGTGACAGAGGCGATCAGGGAACGCTACTCGCTGGCGGAGCTGCCTGTACTGCTGTTGACGGTGCGCAACCAGCCGCAGGATATCGTGGCGGCCTTCAAGGCTGGCGTCAACGACTTTCTGAACAAGCCCGTCGAGCCTGGAGAGCTGCGGGCGCGTATCCGCACCTTGCTTGATCTGAAGTCGTCCGTGAGCGATAAGGTGAACATCGAGATGGCGTTCTTGCAGGCACAGATCAAGCCGCATTATCTATTCAATGTGCTGACGACGATCTTATCCATCAGCTATACCGATCTGGCCAAGGCACAGGAGCTTCTGGGAAGCTTCAGCCGATATTTGCGGGGCAGCTTCGACTTTCAGAACAAGGATAAGCTTGTGCCGCTTGACAAGGAGCTCCAGCTTGTGGAAGCCTATCTTGAGATTGAGCAGGCGCGCTTCGGCAGCCGACTTAAGACAGAAGTTGATGTTACCGCCAGCACGAGCTGGCTCATCCCGCCGCTAGTCATTCAGCCGCTGGTGGAGAATGCGGTGCGCCATGGAGCCATGGGCCGAATGCTCGGCGGCATCGTGAAGCTCACGGTGCGCTCGGAGCAATCAGACATCGTGGTGACGATTGCCGATGACGGAAGGGGCATGCCGCAGGAGCGGCTCGATGCGATTCGGGAACGGAGGAGCCTGAAAGGGGGAGTCGGCTTAATGAATATTGATAGCCGGCTGCGTCATATCTATGGCACGGGCTTGCAGATCGCAAGCTGTGAGGAGGAAGGAACTACGATTACCTTCCGTATTCCCTATCGCAGCGCTTAG
- a CDS encoding AraC family transcriptional regulator, with the protein MDLETRIRLWNHSHIHIIDIRRSRMRAQEALRSYRLPSSAYIYVLFGQALIQLDEERTAASAHMLLHGGKGTVLSIVPEDDFHYYMILYKATPSLPKSRELLTLLDTSSPFQERFCMTVRSPVLLEQKLLEMDAAWHRPDSSGKLLVRASFYQFVNELLEQFEEWGALEAEAETNVALQAVRYIEEHYHEPITLELLEELLGCNSRMLLRKFRAEWNTTPIDYLIQIRLGKAKELLAGTWSAVKDIAEQVGYTDHYYFSRLFKKHTGMSPLQYRASAASGTVAEYDPSLMSRLSIAGSRLQRYIGNGINNHYQYRKRGEYTMYSKSRMSVAVLLLCFAIMLGACGGGNAGTNTNPANGGTANQSSTQAATQTPKTDASGSESRVVKHAMGEETIVGTPERVVVLTNEGTEALLSVGVKPIGAVQSWVGDPWYDHIADKMENVEILGDELQPNLEMIASLKPDLIIGNKVRQEKIYEQLKQIAPTVFSEDLAGDWKINFELYMQALNKEAEGQRLMDEFDKRVAEAKVKLADKLATKVSIVRFSASQVRIYQKQSFSGVLLQQLGFARPESQDKDSFIEVMSKETIPSMDGDVLFYFVTEQPGQNEAAKVVEEWMNDPLFQNLNVAKNNKLVQVDEAIWNTAGGYQAANLLLDEIVAYFTAEK; encoded by the coding sequence ATGGATTTGGAAACCCGAATCAGACTGTGGAACCATTCTCATATTCATATTATTGATATTCGCCGATCCAGAATGAGAGCTCAAGAGGCGTTGAGGAGCTACAGGCTGCCATCCAGCGCCTACATCTATGTATTATTTGGTCAAGCGCTTATTCAACTGGATGAGGAACGAACGGCAGCTTCCGCCCATATGCTGCTGCACGGGGGCAAGGGAACAGTGCTTTCCATTGTGCCGGAGGATGACTTCCATTATTATATGATTCTATACAAGGCAACGCCGTCGCTGCCGAAATCACGCGAGCTCCTGACCTTGCTGGATACGTCCAGCCCATTCCAGGAGCGCTTCTGCATGACCGTCCGCTCGCCTGTGCTGCTGGAACAGAAGCTGCTGGAGATGGATGCGGCCTGGCATCGTCCCGACTCCTCTGGCAAGCTGCTCGTGCGCGCGAGCTTCTATCAGTTCGTTAATGAGCTATTGGAGCAATTCGAGGAGTGGGGAGCATTAGAAGCTGAGGCAGAGACGAATGTGGCGTTGCAGGCAGTACGTTATATCGAGGAGCATTACCATGAGCCGATTACACTGGAGCTGCTGGAGGAGCTGCTTGGCTGCAATTCCCGCATGCTGCTGCGCAAGTTCAGGGCGGAGTGGAACACCACGCCCATCGACTATCTGATTCAGATTCGATTAGGCAAGGCGAAGGAATTGCTAGCTGGCACATGGTCGGCCGTCAAGGATATTGCGGAGCAGGTCGGCTACACCGACCATTATTATTTCAGCCGATTGTTCAAGAAGCATACCGGCATGTCCCCACTGCAATATCGGGCTTCTGCGGCTTCCGGGACGGTGGCGGAATATGATCCATCCCTCATGTCGAGATTGTCCATTGCGGGAAGCAGGCTGCAACGCTATATTGGTAATGGAATTAATAATCATTATCAGTATAGAAAAAGGGGAGAGTACACCATGTATAGCAAGTCCAGAATGTCGGTAGCGGTCCTGCTGCTATGCTTTGCCATCATGCTAGGTGCATGTGGAGGAGGAAATGCAGGTACCAATACCAATCCAGCGAACGGAGGGACTGCCAACCAGAGCAGCACCCAGGCAGCTACTCAGACGCCTAAGACAGATGCCAGCGGCAGCGAGAGCCGGGTTGTCAAGCATGCGATGGGCGAGGAGACGATTGTCGGCACACCGGAGCGGGTCGTCGTGCTGACCAATGAGGGAACCGAGGCGCTGTTGTCTGTCGGTGTGAAGCCGATCGGCGCGGTGCAGTCCTGGGTTGGCGATCCGTGGTATGACCATATCGCAGACAAGATGGAGAACGTAGAGATTCTGGGCGACGAATTGCAGCCGAATCTGGAGATGATCGCAAGTCTGAAGCCGGATTTGATCATTGGCAACAAGGTTCGTCAGGAGAAGATATATGAGCAACTGAAGCAGATTGCACCGACGGTATTTTCGGAGGATCTGGCTGGAGACTGGAAAATCAACTTTGAATTATATATGCAGGCCTTGAATAAGGAAGCGGAAGGCCAACGGCTGATGGACGAGTTTGACAAGCGTGTCGCGGAAGCCAAGGTCAAGCTGGCAGACAAGCTTGCTACGAAGGTGTCCATCGTGCGCTTCTCTGCCTCCCAGGTACGAATCTACCAGAAGCAATCGTTCTCCGGGGTGCTGCTGCAGCAGCTTGGCTTTGCCAGACCGGAATCACAGGATAAGGATTCCTTCATCGAAGTGATGTCCAAGGAGACGATCCCAAGCATGGACGGTGATGTGCTCTTCTACTTTGTCACAGAGCAGCCGGGACAGAATGAGGCCGCCAAGGTGGTGGAGGAGTGGATGAATGATCCCCTGTTCCAGAACCTGAATGTGGCCAAGAACAATAAGCTCGTTCAGGTCGATGAAGCAATCTGGAACACTGCGGGCGGGTATCAGGCAGCCAATCTGCTGCTGGATGAGATTGTCGCTTACTTTACTGCTGAGAAATAA
- a CDS encoding FecCD family ABC transporter permease, with protein MTNRSTTSNRLLGGLLAILLLLLTAMMASVLYGLQSFGLRELWLAYSSFDGSNEHLILTRTRVPRTLIAASVGATLAVAGAVMQVLTRNGLASPSIFGINSGASLFVVAALALWGSSLTLSDMVWFALAGAAAAACLVYALGSSGSRMEPSRLALAGASIAAFSASMTSGLILLNKQSLEDALFWMIGSVSGRSMEHLLMVLPYMAVGLLICVLLSRALNVLALGEENAQGLGLRLKHVQWLAAAAVILLAGSAVASAGPIAFVGLIVPHLCRALVGTDHRWLLPYCALAGALLLVCADTLSRLILPGKEVPVGIAMAVIGVPFLIRVARGRRET; from the coding sequence ATGACGAACCGTTCGACAACATCTAACCGATTGCTTGGTGGCCTCCTCGCGATCTTGCTTCTGCTGCTGACCGCTATGATGGCCAGCGTACTGTATGGTCTGCAAAGCTTCGGCCTACGCGAGCTGTGGCTGGCCTACAGCAGCTTTGACGGCTCGAACGAGCACCTGATTTTGACCCGCACGCGGGTGCCGCGCACGTTGATTGCGGCTTCAGTCGGGGCGACGCTCGCTGTAGCGGGTGCTGTGATGCAGGTACTCACACGCAACGGATTAGCTTCACCATCCATATTTGGCATCAACTCGGGCGCTTCGTTGTTTGTCGTTGCTGCGCTAGCGCTGTGGGGCTCCTCTCTGACACTCTCGGATATGGTCTGGTTCGCATTAGCGGGAGCAGCGGCCGCAGCCTGCCTCGTCTATGCGCTGGGTAGCAGTGGCAGCAGGATGGAGCCATCCCGGCTTGCTCTTGCCGGAGCCTCGATCGCAGCCTTCTCGGCCTCGATGACATCCGGCCTGATCCTGCTTAACAAGCAGTCCCTAGAGGATGCCTTGTTCTGGATGATCGGCTCTGTGTCCGGCAGAAGCATGGAGCATCTGCTGATGGTGCTGCCTTATATGGCTGTGGGGCTGCTGATCTGTGTACTTCTATCCCGAGCGCTCAATGTGCTGGCCCTCGGAGAGGAGAATGCGCAGGGCCTCGGTCTGCGTCTGAAGCATGTGCAATGGCTCGCCGCTGCTGCTGTCATCCTGCTGGCGGGCAGCGCGGTCGCCTCCGCCGGGCCAATCGCCTTTGTCGGCCTGATCGTGCCGCATCTGTGCCGGGCGCTGGTTGGCACAGATCATCGCTGGCTGCTGCCTTATTGCGCGCTGGCCGGGGCGCTGCTGCTCGTCTGCGCGGACACCCTATCCCGACTCATCCTCCCAGGCAAAGAAGTGCCGGTCGGCATAGCTATGGCGGTCATTGGCGTGCCCTTCCTGATTCGGGTCGCCAGAGGGAGGAGGGAGACGTAA